In Felis catus isolate Fca126 chromosome B1, F.catus_Fca126_mat1.0, whole genome shotgun sequence, the sequence tactgttttccacagtggctgcagcaatttacattttcaccaacaacgtaagagggttctcctttctccacatccttgccaacatcagtttcctgtgttgttaattttagccattttgataggtgtgaggtgatatctcattgtagttctggtttgtatttccctgataagtgatgttgagtatcttttcatgtatatgCTAGCCACCTATATGTctccttttcaaaaatgtctattcatatcttatTCCCAtgtcttaactggattatttgttttttgggtgttgagtttggtaagttcttcatagattttggatactaatcctttatcagatacgttatttagaaatatcttctcccattccaaaggctgccttttagttttattgacaatagccaaattatggaaacagcccaaatgtccatcagttactgaatggacaaagaacttgtggcatacacacatacacacacgcgatGAAagattattcaacaataaaaaagaatgaaatattgccatttgttttttttttttaattttttttaacgtttatttatttttgagacagagagagacagagcatgaacgggggaggggcagagagagagggagacacagaatctgaaacaggctccaggctcggagctgtcagcacagagcccgacgcggggctcgaattcatggaccacgagatcatgacctgagtggaagtcggacacttaacggactgagccacccaggtgccccgaaatattgccatttgtaacaacatggatgaagcctgagtgtattatgctaagtgaaattagtcagagaaagacaaaaaccatattatttcactcatatgtggaatttaagaaacaaaacaaataaacatggtggcagggggaagagaggcaaaccataaaatagactcttaactatagagaagtgagggttgctggaggggaagtgggcagagagatgggttaaatgaatgataggtattaaggagggcactggttgtaatgagcactgggtattacatgtaaatgatcaatcactgggttctactactgaaactaatatactatatgctaactggaattttttttaagtgtatttctgtattttgagagagagaacacacaaaatacatgtgtgggggaggggcagagagagggggagagagaatctcaatcaggctccacactgtcagtgcagggcccaatgtggagctcaatcccacaaaccatgacctgagctgaaatcaagagtcagacatttaacaagacacccaggcacccctacttactggaatttaaataaaaacgtgaccattaaaaaaaaagaaacttacatCTACTCTTTATACAATATCAGACAATAATTTATAGCTTGAAACCATCAACTATTGAATATCTATACActacaggggtacctggctagcccagtcagtagagcatgtggctctggatctcagagttgtgagttcaagctccatgctgggtgtgaagcctacttaaaaaagaaaggggaaaaaatatatctgaagtgAACACAGGTCAGtattatgtaaaaatgaaaaacttctcaACAGTTAATAGCAAAAACTTAAGATAAAAAGAAGGCAATGAGCCtgataatattaaatatagaTGGGGATATAGGGTCAATGAAACCCTCTTTCACTGCTGGTGGAAGCATAATCAGTACCAATTAAgctgtatatacacacactctaagaaccagcaattccactcctaataATACACTcaacaaacacatacatatatgcgcCGAAAAATATGCACAAGAACATTCATAACTGCAACATTCAGTTTAGCCCAAAATtgggaaaaaatcaaaatggccaTTAACTGAATATATACCTTGTGGTAAgtcatacaatagaatataacAGGGCAATTAAAGTGAATGAACACTCTTCCATACATGACacggatgaatctcacaaacgtTTAGTGATAGGGATGAGACTCTAAATAGGACATACACAGTACCATTTATAtagttcaaaaataggcaaattcattgACGGTACAGCtttagggaagaagaaaagtaCTGTCACGCCACTGAAATTTGGTGAAAATCCACTGAGCCACAATGCTGATACACTTTTCTATACATATACCTATTTCCCCCTGTCTATTGGTTATATTAATTAGCTGAGGCTGTCacacaaaataccacagactgagtggcttaagcaacaaatttattttttcacaattctggagactagaattccaagatcaaggagTGAACTCAGTTGGTTTCTTtgtgagacctctctccttggcttgttgACAGGCCTcctttccctgtgtcctcacatggtcttctctGTACATCGCTACATCCTTATGTTCtcataaggacatcagtcataatggattagggcccacctaaTGACCTCATACCTCTTTAAAGTCTCTGTccccaaacacagtcacattctgaagtactggtggttagaacttcaacataccATATTTTGAGTGGACAGAGAATTGCTTAGAACATGTgatacacttcaataaaaattatgcAAGAAATGAAGGCAACAAAAAAGCAGGtattttaactaaaaatggattaaagtttcctataaaatatgcaaagaattgaCATACATTTAGAAAGTCAATACTCTGACTCCACTTGACAAGGGATCTTGAAAAGGTAGCAGATTCAGGTATTAAGCCAACACAAACTAAAAGGTCAACAAGAAACTGAAATAAGCACTGATCTCAGGTGCCAAGTCTcacatattaaataaacaaaataaatacaaatgacaaaAGAATTGGGAAACTGGTACATGTACATATCAATGGGGGCATTACAAAATTAATCTCTTTCTGGCATGTAATCTGTTAAAATGTTATAGAAGATATAAAGGTGTTTTAACCCTTGTCTGTATACTtcccaaaaaggaaaatatcccaagaaagtaaaatctttcaaaaactaTTAAGAGGTATTTTTTGAATTCTGAAATAGAAACAACTCCAATAGAAACAACTCCAGGGATGACAGAATAAACAGGctacaaacagaaaaaacatttttaaaatataaactacgTAGATATAAGGAAATGTTTATgtaaaataagattatttaaaGATACTGCTTAATGACAAGGGTCAGATGTGGATATAAGTGTAAACAGGGGTCTTTGTGAATCTCCTCACCTCACTCCTTTGTTTAAAACTCTTCAAGGTTTGCTCAGCACATAGAGATGTACAAGGCCCTTCATCGTCCAGTGGCTACTGTATTTCTAGCCTCCTTTCTCACCACTCCAATTTTATTATCACTGTACCCTTCATCCTACCAAAGTTCTTGCAGTTTCCAAATTTTGACATCCTTTTTCTCATGCCTCTTGCTCAAaatgcctcccccactcaccttctaGTAACAAACTCCAACCAACTCTCCCTTCCACACCTAATTCAACCAGAGCTGTGACCTTCTCTGCGCCTCCAGTAATTGAGTACAGTCCTTTATCATACCACTTCTTCTACAGGACTCGCTACACTTTCTCCCCACAAAACTGcgagctctttgagggcagattTTCGTTCCTATTTGTGTCCTAAAAGTACAGAATAACAGCTtgataaatgaaattaatgaataaGAGTAAATGAAGAATACgaatttttcttgtaattttactgaaacaatgtgaatgtaaatcactttaaataaatattgatttttaaacaaaaatattttctcgcTCTTCAGGATAATTTTTCTTCAATCAGGCAGCAGCTTAATACTTATGGTAACAGGTCGTCAGACTACCACAGAGCAAAAATGTATTAGTGCCAGAATCTAGCCACAGCTGTCCTTTAAATGATGTCCTAACATTCCCTCTCAGAATAGTTAATAGATTTAATCCAATCCTTCAGCTTTACCTAAAAAATATAAACCAGGAGGCCAGGTATCAAGATCAGTAAAGGTAAAACTTGTTCCCTTCTGTTATCTGAGAAGTGGACAGGACTTGAAACCCCCCCACAACTATTATTTGCCTGCAGTCACCTTACCATACAAGAATAttgtggaaggaagaaatgactccctgcatgggggggggggggggggggggggggggaggaaaaaagaaaaaatcagaatgcTAAGTAGGGGCTTCTGAGACTTTCAAGAAATAAACCCTTTTCAAGTCAGCGTCCTTTAAAACTAGCAATACCTGCTGAGAGAAGGGGAAGTCCACCCTGCAAAAATTCAAACAGGCCTGGGGAtttcattatgaaaaagaaacttcCCCTTTCACAAGCAAAAAGGAAGATTTATTGTCACTGTGACAGACTCTAAAACTATGTCCATAATTAAACAGACCACACGGATTCCataatcaaaaagagaaaggcgGAAGTCCGGACACGCACATGAAAACAAAACCCTGCCTCTGCAAAatcctgccacacacacacacacacacacaaaaacaaaatcctgcaATCCTGCTCTTGAAGCAAATCCGAGCATTTGGTTCCTTGGGGGTCGGGGATTTTTGGGGGGCAAAACAGGTTAAAACCACTTCCAAAGGGAAAGTGGAATTATCTGTTGATTTCAACTGCGCTGATAATCCTTGGCTCTTTTCCCAGGACTGTGAGAACTGCCTGCAATATCCTCTTGCTGAGTTTCTGTTTCTCCTAAAAGCCCTCTCTGGCCATAAACAGCGCTTCGCTGGGATTTTCCCTGTCCTTCTGCCCAGGCAGGAAAGTGGGGTTTTTTCTCAGAGCTTTCAAGGCAATTTCGGAAAGGCGTCCTTCGGAAAGGCGACAGCACAGGCCTGGGCTGAGGGCGACAGCGTCAGCCTTCATTTCCACGTGCCATCCCTACCCCTAGGTGCTTGGTGGGGTACAGTCCCACCCCTCAGCGGGGCCTCCACACGAGCCCTCCCATCCGGCTTGTTAGCGGCGTAAATTAGCCCCTTCTGTGTAATATAAACAAGGCTGGCCTTCCGCGGCTCCTGACCCTAGGACCTCCTTTCTCTTGTCCAAAACGCCTTGTCCCTGTCACTACAAACCATGGTCGGAGGACCCTCCCAAGCCTCACCTGGCCGCCTCAGCCCCGATAACCAAGTCCTTTGGAGGCCATTGATCCCTCCAGCGTCAACCCAAGCCTCGTGTGGAAACTGCAAAACAGGCCCCGCTCCTGGTGTCCCCCAAGGAAACGTGGCCTCcgaggtcggggggggggggggtggctgtggTCCGGATACGGGGCAGAGAGGAGAACTCCCAAGGAGCTCAGCCACTACCTTTCTCTCGATGCGTTCCTCCAGCCGCCTCAGCACGGGCACCACAAGCGGGAGCGAGCTGCGCCTGTAGCCTCTCCACTGAAAGTTCTGGAAGCGGGCTGGCTGGGCATGCGCAGTGCTCGCACCTCAGCCTCTAGGGAGGTCACCTGGTCTggcctcccgcctcccccctctCAACTCCCGCGAAACTAGACGGTgccacgcacgcacgcacgcgcagTGTCGAGACAGGCCGGGAGCCTCGGTTCACTCTTGTATTCCCTAGGTCTTGCGCACCAGGCACGGTGGTGGGACGGGGATGCTCGAAAGCCTTCCTCGTTCCTGTGGCGGAAGGAGATTGGACTATAGGCTTTCTGGTGAAGGTGACATTGCCTTCGATGTCAGCACTCGGTGGTGTGAGATTATCTGTAAGAACCCTGAGCAAATCTGGGGGTCAGTGAAATCTTCCCAGAGTTCATGCCATCCTGGATATCTAAGGTGAGTAAGGTTACTACTACTAGGCTAGCGAGGCAGCGCAGGCGCAGCATTCCAGACAGGGAGGCCACGAGCAAAAACAGCGCGATGGGTAAGAGGCATGGTCCCTTTGAAGAACGGAGGGAAGAAAGGGTGTGGGAGCAGAGTCCTGCAGGCAGAGTCTGGAAAGGTGGGCAAGGGCCGACCATGCTGGACCTTATTGTTTATCCTAAGaaatttttgtctcctttttctttgctaGAAAGAATGATCTCTAGCTTTGTGGTACTTTGCGGTTAACAATGAATTGTTGCCATTAACTTTAACAACCTGTGAGGTCAGTAATAATTTTAtcagcagagggaacagaggcTTGCAGAAGTTAAGTATTTTGCAGTCATTAAGTAGCAAAGCTGGGACTTAAACCCAGCTCTACGTTATGCTCGGTCAGTCATTACCAGAATTAAGCATTACCGAGTGAATAAGCTGTATCAAAGGTCACCAcaagttttctttgaaaagagtTCTGCATTAAAAGTCATCAAAAAATCGGTCAAAAAATGCACACCATGTTACAGAAAATCCTAGTATATGTTCCCCATTATTCTACAGCATGCATTCGCATTGGGGATGGGATGGGGAAGGAGATTACCCTCAAGGGAACAAAAATTGGTCCTTGGGGGAACTGAAAAAATTTTAGATGTTACACATATTTAGTGGCCCAGCCAAGTTTAATCCTACCcaacaaaatcttattttttaagggTTCGTTTTAATTTAATCTCAGGAGaggcaataacaaaaaaaaaaagttaaatgttgtgagcccaaatatccattgattgatgaatggatgaagacaaTGAGGTATAGATAGACAACGcaatattatttggccattaaaaaaaatgaaatcttgccatttgcaacaacacagatggagccagagagtattatgctaagtgaaataagtcagagaaaataccatatgatttcactcatatgtggaatttaaacaacaaaacaaatgagcaaaggggaaaaaaacagagaggcaaatcaagaaatagactcttaactatggagaccaaactgatggttaccagaaggaaggTGAGTGAGGGATGGGTtgaataggtgatgaggattaaggagtgcacttgtgatgagcaccaggtgttgtatggaattgttgacactatgttgtacacctgaaactaatattacactatatgttaccgggctttaaattaaaactttaggggcacctgggtggctcagtcggttaagtgtccggcttcagctcaggtcattatttcacagttggtgagttcaagccccacatcgggctctgtgctaacagctcagagcctggagcttgcttcggttTCTCTgtctagctctctctctgcccctctcctgcttgtgttctctctcaaaaataaataaacattaaaaaaataaaacttaaaaaaaaaagaactgtttttttGCAGTAATGGAACCTCCAAATTTTAGTGGATCAACCAAAATACAGATCACATTTCCTAACTTCCTGTGCAGCTAGGTGTGACCACATGAATAAGTTCTGGCCCGTGGAAAGTGATGAGTAAAACTTCCAGATAGGTctgaaaatgagaaacatgcCCTTTTTCTGCCATACCACCATCCTGTCCCTGGAAAGTA encodes:
- the CXCL9 gene encoding C-X-C motif chemokine 9 isoform X3; its protein translation is MQEMKATKKQVLRTRHGGGTGMLESLPRSCGGRRLDYRLSGEGDIAFDVSTRWCEIICKNPEQIWGSVKSSQSSCHPGYLRNPNNEE